Proteins encoded in a region of the Leptolyngbya subtilissima AS-A7 genome:
- a CDS encoding bestrophin family protein, producing the protein MARSIEIVQGNESVPNQTIKRSIRRYESEQDWFKLLFRVRGSVIPAVMPRVLLCAAFALGILLLYSRGWPVASPILGSLVPSLVLGLLLVFRTNTSYERFWEGRKLWGSVVNLTRNLARQMWVAIETPQPGDYEAKIAAVRQLPAFAIAMKLHLRSEPPDAELASLLTADQFAKLRQMNNPPLEVAFWIADYLQTQQAQGTLNTHQLTHCLETLDDLVDALGGCERILKTPMPVAYSIHLKQLLMLYCLALPFQMVDSVGWGTPFLVGLISFAVFGIEEIGIEIENPFGHDPNDLPLDAICRTMQQNIEDLISLAPGEGRSQSAPFEELPQLSRPSQTLEVNVD; encoded by the coding sequence ATGGCTAGGTCGATTGAGATCGTGCAGGGGAATGAGTCGGTGCCAAACCAAACTATCAAACGCAGCATTCGCCGCTACGAATCTGAACAAGACTGGTTTAAACTGCTGTTTCGCGTGCGGGGGTCGGTAATACCGGCGGTGATGCCCCGAGTGCTGCTGTGTGCGGCCTTTGCTCTGGGAATTTTGCTGCTATACAGCCGGGGCTGGCCGGTGGCATCGCCCATTCTGGGGTCGCTGGTGCCCAGTCTGGTGCTGGGTTTGCTGCTGGTATTTCGCACTAACACCTCCTACGAGCGGTTTTGGGAGGGGCGCAAGCTCTGGGGCAGCGTGGTGAACCTGACCCGCAACTTGGCGCGACAGATGTGGGTGGCGATCGAGACGCCTCAGCCGGGAGACTACGAGGCCAAAATAGCCGCCGTGCGCCAGCTGCCCGCCTTTGCGATCGCCATGAAGCTGCACTTGCGCAGTGAACCTCCCGATGCCGAGCTGGCCAGCCTGCTCACCGCCGACCAGTTCGCCAAACTGAGACAGATGAACAACCCACCGCTAGAGGTCGCCTTTTGGATAGCCGACTACCTGCAAACTCAGCAGGCCCAAGGCACCCTCAACACCCACCAGCTCACCCACTGTCTAGAAACCCTAGACGATCTGGTGGATGCCCTAGGAGGGTGCGAGCGCATACTCAAGACGCCCATGCCGGTGGCGTACAGCATCCACCTGAAGCAGCTGCTGATGCTGTACTGTCTAGCTCTGCCCTTTCAAATGGTGGATTCGGTAGGCTGGGGCACCCCCTTTTTGGTGGGGCTGATCAGCTTTGCGGTGTTTGGCATCGAAGAGATTGGCATTGAGATCGAAAACCCCTTTGGCCACGACCCCAACGATCTGCCGCTGGACGCAATTTGTCGAACCATGCAGCAGAATATTGAGGATTTGATCTCGCTGGCACCGGGAGAGGGGCGATCGCAAAGCGCCCCCTTTGAAGAATTACCCCA
- the hflX gene encoding GTPase HflX encodes MKGLKPSQLKQLQGIYHQRLPGDCVVTPEFAQRLAAVSTDINSPLCAYVNRRGQVIRVGVGTLRQTQIPPSELPRYGAERLSGIRCIATQFEPGSPSDAILTTMALQRLDVLAVLALTGTGFTRRGGGATGYIQSTYLAHLVPHPEQRWLVSAPIDLDDLAQQDFLALAEGLEAEFSRAFTALQVEDERDRVLVVGLFTNNQTPEHFEQRLEELERLVDSAGGEVMETLFQKRPRPHPQTVLGAGKVQEVALAAQTVGANLIVFDRDLSPMQVRNLEDMVGLRVVDRTELILDIFAQRAKSGAGKLQVELAQLEYQMPRLKGRGQSLSRQGGGIGTRGPGETKLETERRAIQRRIQRLQQEVNQLQAHRARLRHRRQDDNLPSIAVVGYTNAGKSTLVNTLTNSEVYAADQLFATLDPTTRRLAITDPATNETTQLVVTDTVGFIEELPASLMDAFRATLEEVTEADALLHVVDVSHPAWQDQIHWVMRILKDMPIVPGPMLLVFNKADRVSSDELVIAQEEYPQALFISATERLGLETLRSRLLQLIDYAVTV; translated from the coding sequence TTGAAGGGGCTCAAGCCCAGCCAGCTCAAGCAGCTGCAGGGCATCTACCACCAGCGACTGCCGGGAGATTGTGTGGTAACTCCTGAGTTTGCCCAGCGGCTGGCAGCAGTGAGCACCGACATCAATAGCCCCCTATGCGCTTACGTCAACCGCCGTGGTCAGGTAATTCGAGTAGGGGTGGGCACTCTGCGGCAGACCCAAATTCCACCTTCGGAGCTGCCCCGCTACGGTGCCGAGCGCCTCAGCGGCATTCGCTGTATTGCCACCCAGTTTGAACCCGGCTCACCCAGCGACGCTATTCTTACCACCATGGCCCTACAGCGGCTAGACGTGTTGGCGGTACTGGCGTTGACGGGCACTGGTTTTACCCGTCGTGGTGGCGGTGCCACGGGCTACATTCAAAGCACTTATCTGGCTCACCTGGTGCCTCACCCTGAGCAGCGCTGGCTGGTGTCGGCCCCCATCGATTTAGACGATCTGGCCCAGCAAGACTTTCTCGCCCTGGCCGAAGGGCTTGAGGCCGAGTTCAGTCGCGCTTTTACCGCTTTGCAGGTGGAGGATGAGCGCGATCGCGTCCTAGTCGTCGGCCTGTTCACCAATAACCAAACCCCTGAGCACTTTGAGCAGCGTCTCGAAGAGCTAGAGCGCCTGGTCGACAGCGCCGGCGGCGAAGTGATGGAAACTCTGTTTCAAAAGCGCCCTCGTCCCCATCCTCAGACCGTGCTGGGGGCTGGTAAGGTGCAGGAGGTAGCCCTGGCGGCCCAAACCGTGGGCGCTAATCTGATCGTGTTCGATCGCGACCTCTCCCCTATGCAGGTGCGCAACCTGGAAGACATGGTAGGTCTGCGCGTGGTCGATCGCACCGAGCTAATTCTCGATATCTTTGCCCAGCGGGCTAAAAGCGGCGCGGGCAAGCTCCAGGTCGAGCTGGCCCAGCTGGAGTACCAAATGCCCCGGCTGAAGGGGCGCGGTCAATCCCTATCGCGGCAGGGAGGCGGCATCGGCACCCGAGGCCCAGGGGAAACGAAACTGGAGACTGAGCGCCGGGCAATCCAGCGGCGCATTCAGCGGCTTCAGCAAGAGGTAAACCAGCTTCAAGCCCACCGTGCCCGCCTGCGCCACCGCCGTCAGGATGACAACCTACCCTCGATCGCCGTGGTGGGCTACACCAACGCGGGCAAGTCGACCCTAGTGAATACCCTGACCAACTCTGAGGTCTACGCCGCCGATCAGCTGTTTGCCACCCTCGACCCCACCACCCGGCGCCTAGCAATCACCGACCCCGCCACCAACGAAACCACCCAGCTAGTGGTCACCGATACGGTGGGCTTTATCGAAGAGCTGCCCGCCTCGCTGATGGATGCCTTTCGCGCCACCCTCGAAGAGGTCACCGAGGCCGACGCCCTGCTCCATGTGGTGGATGTGTCGCACCCCGCCTGGCAAGACCAGATTCACTGGGTCATGCGCATCCTCAAGGATATGCCGATTGTGCCGGGGCCGATGCTGCTGGTGTTTAACAAGGCCGACCGGGTAAGTAGCGACGAGCTAGTGATCGCCCAAGAGGAGTACCCCCAAGCTTTGTTTATCTCCGCCACTGAGCGGCTAGGACTAGAAACGCTGCGATCGCGTCTGCTGCAACTGATCGATTATGCCGTCACGGTATAG
- a CDS encoding chlorophyll a/b-binding protein, with translation MANPQDKTTYDGQFTRKYGEFGTKFEFGSNPSAELWNGRLAMIGFLGALLVELTTGQGFFHWLGLF, from the coding sequence ATGGCTAACCCCCAAGACAAAACTACCTACGACGGTCAATTTACCCGCAAGTATGGCGAATTCGGAACCAAGTTTGAATTTGGGTCTAACCCCAGTGCCGAACTCTGGAACGGTCGCCTCGCCATGATTGGTTTCCTCGGCGCTCTGCTAGTCGAACTGACCACTGGCCAAGGCTTCTTCCATTGGCTGGGTCTGTTCTAA
- a CDS encoding CAAD domain-containing protein, producing the protein MSDFQSDTTYTEFTEPEDPTVIIDNSDSSASALGDEASRQIQQVWDKVSALLGNLPDYVTEFIQRYRRPIVTVGLIVAAFIAVKLVLALLGAVNDVPLLAPTFELVGLIYSGWFLYRYLLKASNRQELLGDIAAIRDQVLGNGSRS; encoded by the coding sequence ATGAGCGATTTTCAGTCAGACACCACTTACACAGAGTTTACGGAACCGGAAGACCCCACGGTTATCATTGACAATTCAGACTCTAGTGCCTCTGCGCTAGGTGACGAAGCCTCTCGTCAAATTCAGCAGGTGTGGGATAAGGTCTCTGCACTGTTGGGCAATCTCCCCGACTATGTGACTGAGTTCATTCAGCGATATCGGCGACCGATTGTCACCGTTGGCCTGATTGTCGCGGCGTTTATCGCAGTCAAGCTGGTGCTAGCGCTGTTGGGAGCCGTGAACGACGTTCCTCTGTTGGCCCCCACCTTTGAGCTGGTTGGGCTCATCTACAGCGGTTGGTTCCTCTACCGCTACTTGCTCAAAGCTTCCAACCGGCAAGAGCTGCTGGGCGATATTGCCGCCATTCGCGACCAGGTGCTCGGTAACGGGTCTCGGTCATAA
- a CDS encoding serpin family protein, whose product MDHRWIGRAVLLSGLAALTLGCAQLQAQPPTAPAPTPDHNSGAPRLAQAPTVDKELTQAHLDFGFALFEQLRQATPNENVLVSPTSVALALAMAYNGASGETQAAIANTLKVQGLDIEQLNAGNQALTEYLTQLDPEIALEIANSLWVNESLPVRPDYVERMQTAYAAEVATLDFSQPAATDRINRWVKEHTRDRIPNIIDQLPPDQLLVLVNAVYFKGAWSEAFDRARTTERPFTLASGETIQHPLMAQQDDYLYLETDQFQAVSLPYGNGSLSFEVILPTPGTDLATLSAQLTPATWESWMSQMQSRPGEIQLPKFQFEYEADLIPTLRTLGMGIAFEAGQADFSGLTELDAFINQVRHKTFIEVNESGTEAAASTAIGVAPTSAALPPDSPFEMVVDRPFLAAIGDRNTGTLLFLGAIVDPR is encoded by the coding sequence ATGGACCACCGATGGATTGGTCGGGCTGTGCTTTTAAGCGGGCTAGCCGCCCTAACTTTAGGCTGCGCTCAGCTACAGGCTCAGCCCCCTACTGCCCCCGCACCAACTCCCGACCACAACTCGGGTGCCCCCCGTTTAGCCCAGGCCCCTACTGTGGATAAAGAATTAACCCAGGCCCACTTAGACTTCGGCTTTGCTCTGTTTGAGCAGCTGCGCCAAGCAACACCCAATGAGAATGTGCTGGTGTCACCGACCAGCGTGGCTCTAGCCTTGGCCATGGCCTACAACGGTGCCAGCGGAGAAACTCAGGCGGCGATCGCCAACACGCTCAAGGTGCAGGGTCTAGACATCGAGCAGCTCAACGCAGGCAACCAGGCTCTAACCGAGTATTTGACGCAGCTCGACCCCGAGATAGCGCTCGAAATCGCCAATTCCCTATGGGTAAATGAAAGCCTGCCAGTGCGGCCCGACTACGTAGAGCGCATGCAAACGGCCTATGCCGCCGAAGTGGCAACCCTCGATTTTAGCCAGCCCGCCGCCACCGATCGCATCAACCGCTGGGTCAAAGAGCACACCCGCGATCGCATCCCCAACATCATCGATCAGTTGCCGCCCGACCAGCTTTTAGTGCTAGTCAACGCTGTCTACTTTAAAGGAGCCTGGAGCGAAGCTTTTGACCGCGCCCGCACAACGGAGCGCCCCTTCACCCTAGCCAGCGGCGAAACCATCCAGCACCCTCTGATGGCCCAGCAGGACGACTATTTATATTTGGAAACCGACCAGTTTCAGGCAGTGAGTCTGCCCTACGGCAATGGCTCGCTCAGCTTTGAGGTAATCTTGCCCACCCCCGGCACCGACCTGGCTACCCTATCAGCGCAGCTCACCCCCGCCACCTGGGAGAGCTGGATGAGCCAGATGCAATCGCGCCCCGGCGAAATTCAGCTACCCAAATTTCAGTTTGAGTACGAAGCCGACCTGATCCCCACCCTGCGAACCTTGGGCATGGGTATCGCCTTTGAGGCAGGCCAGGCCGACTTCTCGGGCCTCACCGAGCTGGACGCTTTCATTAACCAGGTGCGCCACAAAACCTTTATCGAGGTCAACGAATCCGGCACCGAAGCCGCCGCCAGCACCGCGATCGGCGTCGCGCCTACCTCTGCTGCCCTGCCGCCCGATTCGCCCTTTGAAATGGTGGTCGATCGCCCCTTCTTAGCTGCCATTGGCGATCGCAACACAGGCACACTGCTGTTTCTCGGAGCGATTGTCGATCCGCGTTGA